The following are encoded together in the Babylonia areolata isolate BAREFJ2019XMU chromosome 30, ASM4173473v1, whole genome shotgun sequence genome:
- the LOC143275602 gene encoding uncharacterized protein LOC143275602, with protein MDFRKAFDSDPHHRLILNMKAHGIEGKVLQWTEAFLSGRAQQVFVNGSKPDEARVTSGIPQGSVLGPLLFVIYINDLPRQVQSEVRIFADDTKLFAQSNEQHARETLQED; from the coding sequence ATGGACTTCCGCAAGGCATTTGATTCTGATCCACACCACAGACTGATACTAAACATGAAGGCCCACGGCATCGAGGGAAAAGTGCTGCAATGGACAGAAGCATTTCTCAGTGGCCGCGCACAGCAGGTATTTGTCAATGGAAGCAAACCAGATGAGGCACGAGTCACAAGTGGAATCCCCCAAGGCAGCGTCTTAGGCCCGTTACTCTTCGTTATCTACATCAACGACCTGCCACGCCAGGTACAGAGCGAGGTCCGAatctttgcagatgacactaagCTATTTGCCCAGAGCAACGAGCAACATGCCCGAGAGACCCTCCAAGAAGATTAA